A single region of the Anaerococcus urinomassiliensis genome encodes:
- a CDS encoding NUDIX hydrolase: MEIMDLYDENRQKTDRTYIRGSAQPKGFYRMVVHVCIFNKLGQLLIQQRTLNKKMPGLWDVTCGGAVSTHESSQMGAKRELFEELGLDIDFKHIRPLVTANFPMGFDDFYVINKDVDIDSLILQEEEVSDTKWASLDEVLNLRREERFVRYKESFIRFLFDLSKDNRYVEI, from the coding sequence ATGGAGATAATGGATTTATACGATGAGAATAGACAAAAAACTGATAGAACTTATATAAGAGGATCTGCCCAGCCAAAGGGTTTTTATAGGATGGTAGTTCACGTTTGTATATTTAATAAACTTGGCCAGCTACTAATCCAACAAAGAACTCTAAATAAAAAGATGCCCGGCCTTTGGGATGTGACTTGCGGGGGAGCAGTATCAACACATGAATCTTCACAAATGGGAGCTAAAAGAGAGCTTTTTGAAGAGTTGGGTCTAGATATAGATTTTAAACACATAAGGCCACTTGTAACGGCCAATTTTCCTATGGGCTTTGATGACTTTTATGTAATCAATAAAGATGTTGACATAGATAGTCTAATCTTACAAGAAGAAGAAGTATCAGATACCAAATGGGCAAGTCTTGACGAAGTGCTCAATCTTAGAAGAGAGGAAAGATTCGTAAGATATAAGGAAAGTTTCATAAGATTTCTGTTTGATCTAAGCAAAGACAATAGATATGTAGAAATATAA
- a CDS encoding DUF1858 domain-containing protein, producing the protein MENTNTTGTVEITRDMLIGEIIQAKPETINTLLMAGMGCIACPSSLYETLEEACMVHGMDCEYLLDQLNR; encoded by the coding sequence ATGGAAAATACAAATACAACTGGCACAGTTGAAATCACCCGCGATATGCTTATAGGTGAGATTATCCAAGCTAAGCCAGAAACTATAAATACACTACTAATGGCCGGTATGGGATGCATAGCTTGCCCATCTTCACTGTATGAAACATTGGAAGAAGCATGCATGGTTCACGGAATGGACTGTGAATACCTACTTGACCAGTTAAATAGATAA
- the htpG gene encoding molecular chaperone HtpG, translating to MKQEFKAEAKKVMDLMINSIYTNKEIFLRELISNASDALDKIYYKDLKSDKETNKEDYYIEIIPNSENRTLTVVDTGIGMNEEDLKENLGTIAKSGTQSFKETVENSDIKDLIGQFGVGFYSAFMVADKIIVKSKKYGEDKAYEWFSENADGFEISEIEKENHGTEITLFLKENTEDENYDDYLDQFRIKNLISKYSNYIRYPIKMEVNKTRPAPDSTEDDPKYEDYKDYDILNSETPIWKKNKNDLTDEDYINFYQDQHFGFDEPLSWLHLKVEGMVEFKSLIYIPKKAPFDYYSKDYQKGLQLYTHGVKIMERSEDLIDDAYSFAKGVVESDDLTLNISRESLQQDRQLRVISRQINKKINAHLLEMMEKEPEKYEEFFKEFGNNIKVAIYESFGAKKEDLEDLLLFYSKNEDKLISLKAYKENMKSTDENILYATGDSIEKIKNSPAISMVEDGRDVLLLDQTIDEFLIRMLDEYQGFKFKSIAEEDEKTEENTDDKDLVEELLKGLGDDVVDIKFTDKLEDVPAMIKQRGDISIEMEKALKNQPNAPEIKAEKVLEIGKNTKAYELLQNAKDDEKKEIVNLLLDQAKLIEGLEIEDPVEFTKNIWKLI from the coding sequence ATGAAACAAGAGTTCAAAGCTGAAGCAAAAAAAGTTATGGATTTGATGATCAACTCAATCTATACCAACAAAGAAATATTTTTAAGAGAGTTGATATCAAATGCTTCAGATGCACTAGATAAAATATATTACAAGGATTTAAAATCTGACAAAGAAACAAACAAAGAAGATTATTATATAGAAATTATTCCAAATAGTGAAAATAGAACACTTACAGTAGTTGATACTGGTATAGGAATGAATGAAGAAGATTTGAAAGAAAACTTGGGAACTATAGCCAAATCTGGCACCCAAAGCTTTAAGGAAACTGTTGAAAACTCCGATATTAAGGATTTAATCGGTCAATTTGGTGTAGGATTTTATTCTGCCTTTATGGTAGCTGATAAAATTATAGTAAAATCAAAAAAATATGGAGAAGATAAGGCTTATGAGTGGTTTAGTGAAAACGCCGATGGTTTTGAAATTTCAGAAATAGAAAAAGAAAATCACGGAACAGAAATTACACTTTTCCTAAAAGAAAACACTGAAGATGAGAATTATGACGACTATCTAGATCAATTTAGGATTAAAAACCTTATAAGCAAGTATTCCAACTACATCAGATATCCAATCAAGATGGAAGTTAATAAAACAAGACCTGCTCCTGATTCTACAGAAGATGATCCAAAATACGAAGATTATAAAGACTATGATATCCTAAATTCTGAAACGCCAATCTGGAAGAAAAATAAGAATGACCTAACAGATGAGGACTACATCAACTTCTACCAAGACCAACATTTTGGCTTTGACGAACCACTTTCTTGGCTACATCTTAAGGTAGAGGGCATGGTAGAATTTAAGTCTCTAATCTACATTCCCAAAAAAGCTCCTTTTGATTATTATTCAAAGGACTATCAAAAGGGTCTACAGCTTTATACTCACGGTGTAAAGATTATGGAAAGAAGTGAAGACCTTATTGATGATGCATATTCTTTTGCAAAGGGTGTTGTTGAAAGTGATGATCTAACCCTAAATATATCAAGGGAAAGCCTACAACAAGACAGGCAGCTAAGGGTTATTTCAAGACAAATCAACAAGAAAATCAACGCCCATCTTCTTGAAATGATGGAAAAAGAGCCTGAAAAATACGAAGAATTCTTCAAAGAATTTGGCAACAATATTAAAGTAGCAATTTATGAATCATTTGGAGCAAAGAAAGAAGACTTAGAAGACCTACTTTTATTCTATTCAAAAAATGAAGATAAGCTTATATCACTAAAGGCCTACAAGGAAAATATGAAATCAACCGATGAAAATATCTTGTATGCAACAGGTGATTCAATAGAAAAAATCAAGAATTCCCCAGCCATATCAATGGTGGAAGATGGTAGAGATGTCCTACTTTTAGACCAAACCATTGACGAATTCCTAATAAGGATGCTTGATGAATACCAAGGATTTAAGTTTAAGTCTATAGCTGAAGAAGATGAAAAGACAGAAGAAAATACTGATGATAAGGACTTGGTAGAAGAACTATTAAAAGGTCTAGGAGATGATGTAGTTGACATCAAATTTACAGACAAGCTAGAAGATGTACCAGCAATGATCAAACAAAGAGGGGATATCTCAATTGAGATGGAAAAAGCTCTCAAAAATCAACCAAATGCACCAGAAATCAAGGCTGAAAAAGTTCTAGAAATCGGCAAAAACACCAAGGCTTATGAACTTCTACAAAATGCAAAAGATGATGAGAAAAAAGAAATAGTAAATCTCTTGCTAGACCAAGCGAAACTTATAGAAGGCCTAGAAATAGAAGATCCAGTAGAATTTACAAAAAATATTTGGAAACTTATTTAG
- a CDS encoding MTH1187 family thiamine-binding protein, with protein MAILELTLVPIGTESTSVSKYVAAASKILKESGIKHELNPMGTVLEGDPDELLKVVRQMQEEVFDAGAKRVYSVIKMDDRRDKEAHMEEKIKSVNEKL; from the coding sequence ATGGCTATACTTGAATTAACATTGGTACCAATTGGAACTGAGTCTACATCTGTGAGTAAATATGTAGCAGCTGCTAGTAAAATACTCAAAGAATCTGGGATAAAGCATGAGTTAAACCCTATGGGCACAGTTCTTGAAGGAGACCCAGACGAATTATTAAAAGTGGTTAGACAAATGCAAGAAGAAGTTTTTGATGCAGGAGCTAAGAGAGTTTATTCTGTTATTAAGATGGATGACAGGAGAGACAAAGAAGCTCATATGGAAGAAAAAATCAAATCTGTTAATGAAAAATTGTAA
- a CDS encoding putative manganese-dependent inorganic diphosphatase produces MKETVYITGHKNPDTDTIVASLAYADLKNRQGDVHAIPIRLGKLNPETKFVLNYFGLEAPLLKESMLLQVKDINIDKSFAIDPSIPVRTAWNIFQEGLTHSLSVIDDNGKLIGIASLSNITKSYMDVWDDQIIGRANTPIENIIDVLKAKPLVMPKNPSKLDGKMTVMAMNDDDPDFDSYFGEGEIVILGNRTDYVEYLIARKASLIILTNGSSMDEDLKDYAYNNNVTILSTEFNTFMTSRLLPMTIPVGHVMTTGDLIYFSENDTIDQVREVMGKSRFRSYPVVDSNKKVVGSISRYHLISSKMKKLILVDHNEKNQSVDDIDQAEIIEIIDHHRVANISTTAPLYFRAEPVGSTATIVSEMYLESGLRPSKEIAGILCAAIISDTLLFRSPTTTDVDRRMVDRMSKIADIDVEDFANQMFKAGTSLKEKSPKDIVEGDVKTFTISGENVRVGQVMTMNPEELEPFREEIVGLMEEKIQKNGESTFVLVLTDIFNETSELLVVGKHIEDIEQEFGHKVTNGTISAPGVLSRKKQVIPRLTNAMTGSN; encoded by the coding sequence ATGAAAGAAACTGTTTACATCACCGGACACAAGAATCCAGACACTGACACAATCGTAGCAAGTCTTGCCTATGCTGACCTAAAAAATAGACAAGGAGATGTTCATGCTATTCCTATTAGATTAGGAAAGCTTAACCCAGAAACCAAATTTGTCCTAAATTATTTTGGACTTGAAGCTCCTCTTCTTAAAGAATCTATGCTCTTACAAGTAAAGGATATAAATATTGATAAGTCCTTTGCTATAGACCCATCCATACCTGTAAGGACAGCTTGGAACATCTTTCAAGAAGGACTAACCCACTCTTTATCAGTAATTGACGATAATGGGAAATTAATTGGTATAGCTTCGCTCTCAAATATAACCAAATCATATATGGACGTGTGGGATGACCAGATAATTGGCAGAGCAAACACACCAATTGAAAATATTATAGATGTTTTGAAAGCAAAACCACTTGTAATGCCAAAAAATCCAAGCAAATTAGATGGCAAGATGACTGTCATGGCCATGAATGACGATGATCCAGACTTTGATTCATACTTTGGTGAAGGCGAAATAGTTATCCTAGGTAACCGAACAGATTATGTAGAATATCTAATCGCTAGAAAGGCTTCCCTAATCATTCTTACAAATGGTTCTTCAATGGATGAAGACCTCAAGGACTATGCATATAACAACAATGTAACAATTTTATCCACAGAATTTAATACATTTATGACCTCTCGTCTCTTACCAATGACAATACCAGTTGGCCATGTTATGACTACAGGAGATTTGATATATTTCTCTGAAAATGACACCATTGATCAAGTAAGAGAAGTCATGGGGAAATCTAGATTTAGATCATATCCTGTTGTTGATAGCAACAAAAAAGTTGTAGGATCAATTTCTAGATACCACCTCATCTCATCAAAAATGAAAAAACTAATTCTAGTTGACCACAACGAGAAGAACCAATCAGTAGATGATATTGATCAAGCAGAAATAATTGAAATTATCGACCACCATAGGGTAGCAAACATATCTACAACAGCACCTTTATATTTTAGAGCTGAACCAGTAGGTTCAACTGCAACTATTGTTTCAGAAATGTATTTAGAAAGTGGACTTAGACCTAGCAAAGAAATAGCCGGCATACTATGTGCGGCAATCATATCAGACACCTTGCTATTTAGATCTCCAACAACAACTGATGTCGATAGACGTATGGTCGATAGAATGAGCAAAATTGCTGATATTGACGTAGAAGACTTTGCAAATCAAATGTTTAAGGCTGGTACCTCTCTAAAAGAAAAATCTCCAAAAGATATAGTAGAAGGCGATGTAAAAACTTTCACTATTAGTGGTGAGAATGTCAGAGTTGGCCAAGTGATGACTATGAATCCAGAAGAGCTAGAACCTTTTAGGGAAGAGATAGTTGGTCTTATGGAAGAAAAAATTCAAAAAAACGGTGAATCAACCTTTGTTCTGGTCTTAACAGATATATTCAATGAAACAAGCGAATTACTTGTTGTAGGTAAGCATATTGAAGATATTGAACAAGAGTTTGGCCACAAGGTAACAAATGGAACAATATCAGCTCCTGGCGTATTAAGTCGTAAAAAACAAGTAATACCTAGACTAACAAACGCAATGACTGGTAGTAACTAA
- a CDS encoding hemolysin family protein, translating to MSTRNIIRLIVIIIGIFLSAFFSSSETALTSVNIFKIRQMEKNGVAKAPLVKKLVDNIGSVLTTILIGNNIVNIVTTTVATIFFTEVMGARGAVISPIILTIVILIFGEVTPKNIATANSEELALRVARPIRFCDIILKPINFILGKITGAISKALIGEKEETSIVTEEDLKTIVDVSEEQGVINNEESEMINNVFEFGNSDVSDIMTPRTNMEAISLDCTEEELNDLLRNTNHSRIPVYGKNIDNIIGILHMKDIVSAIAEGKDLDLAEIVRPAFYVYDNMHIFDLFTNMRSENVSLAVVIDEYGGTSGLVSIEDIVEELVGEIDDEYDTDDKDIFKVNENTYLVKPSLHLSDFNAYFNLDIQEIKNDSIGGYVIDHLSRIPVEGDMVDVDNINIIVDKVDRYKIEMLKVEFI from the coding sequence ATGAGTACTAGAAATATAATCCGATTAATAGTAATAATAATTGGAATTTTTTTATCGGCATTTTTCTCATCATCTGAGACTGCCCTTACAAGTGTAAATATATTTAAAATTAGACAAATGGAAAAAAACGGAGTTGCCAAGGCTCCTTTAGTGAAAAAATTAGTGGATAATATAGGATCTGTTCTAACGACAATACTTATAGGAAATAATATAGTAAATATTGTAACTACGACAGTTGCTACTATTTTTTTTACTGAAGTCATGGGAGCTCGCGGAGCGGTTATTTCTCCAATCATTCTTACAATTGTTATCCTTATATTTGGCGAGGTAACACCAAAAAATATAGCTACTGCAAATAGCGAAGAGCTGGCTCTAAGGGTGGCTAGGCCAATTAGATTTTGTGATATTATTTTAAAACCAATTAATTTTATTCTAGGAAAGATTACAGGAGCTATTTCAAAGGCCCTAATTGGGGAGAAGGAAGAAACTAGCATAGTTACAGAAGAAGATTTGAAGACCATAGTTGATGTATCTGAAGAACAGGGTGTCATCAATAACGAAGAAAGTGAAATGATAAATAATGTCTTTGAGTTTGGCAATTCTGACGTGTCAGATATCATGACTCCAAGAACAAATATGGAAGCTATATCCCTTGATTGTACTGAAGAAGAACTAAATGACCTATTAAGGAACACTAATCACTCTAGGATACCTGTTTATGGGAAGAACATTGATAATATAATAGGTATCTTACATATGAAGGATATTGTTTCTGCCATTGCGGAAGGAAAAGATTTAGATCTTGCAGAAATTGTAAGGCCTGCCTTTTATGTTTATGACAATATGCACATATTTGACCTGTTTACAAATATGAGAAGCGAAAATGTATCCCTTGCTGTGGTCATTGATGAGTATGGTGGGACTAGTGGACTTGTTTCAATTGAAGATATAGTTGAGGAGCTAGTTGGCGAAATTGACGACGAGTATGATACTGATGACAAAGATATTTTTAAAGTAAACGAAAATACCTACCTAGTAAAACCATCCCTACATTTAAGCGATTTTAACGCGTATTTCAACTTGGACATTCAAGAGATTAAAAATGACTCCATAGGAGGCTATGTTATAGACCACTTATCGAGAATTCCTGTTGAAGGGGATATGGTTGATGTTGATAATATTAATATAATAGTGGATAAGGTTGACAGATACAAAATTGAAATGTTAAAAGTTGAGTTTATTTAA
- a CDS encoding helix-turn-helix domain-containing protein: MKYSYEFKKECVQLYREGKWPDTPEGAKEKNFHDSIRTWFKLEELHGPEILKHGNNINWTADEKLEMISKVLAGNSIKSIAIENGINDGQLYSWVNKYKNYGYNGLVNKKKGRKSKNTSMKNNNNHKAKELNESEREELIKLRAENEYIKAENEIIKKEIALREERYAAQLKAKKQRLSKNSKKKDTD, translated from the coding sequence ATGAAATATAGTTATGAATTCAAAAAAGAATGCGTACAATTGTATAGAGAAGGTAAATGGCCTGATACACCTGAAGGAGCTAAAGAAAAAAACTTTCATGATTCAATTAGAACATGGTTTAAGTTAGAAGAACTTCATGGACCAGAAATTTTAAAACACGGAAATAATATTAATTGGACTGCTGATGAGAAATTAGAAATGATATCTAAAGTGTTAGCTGGAAATTCCATAAAATCTATAGCAATCGAAAATGGAATCAATGATGGACAACTTTATTCATGGGTTAACAAGTATAAAAATTATGGATATAATGGTCTTGTGAATAAAAAGAAAGGCCGTAAATCTAAAAATACAAGTATGAAAAATAATAATAACCATAAAGCAAAAGAACTTAATGAATCTGAAAGAGAAGAACTAATAAAACTTAGAGCAGAAAATGAATATATAAAAGCAGAAAACGAAATAATAAAAAAAGAGATCGCCTTGAGAGAAGAACGTTACGCTGCGCAACTCAAGGCGAAAAAGCAGCGATTGTCAAAGAACTCAAAGAAGAAGGATACAGACTAA
- a CDS encoding IS3 family transposase — MVKELKEEGYRLKYLLKAIDMPRSTYYFEINKVDNIKIKNSHIADKITQIFNLHKGRYGVRRVYMDLINQGYVINHKRVQRIMHELKLFGKRSKEKYHSYKGKVGKVADNIINRDFKADRPLQKWTTDVSEFKFSWGKCYISPILDMYTNEIISYDLSLSPNLNQISNMLEKAFNKFPKLDNLILHSDQGWQYQHEYYVNELKRHGIRQSMSRKGNCYDNSIMETFFGRLKNEVYYGYEKSYSSFEEFSKVIEEYIYYYNNERIQSKTKWMPPTKYRLASTNN, encoded by the coding sequence ATTGTCAAAGAACTCAAAGAAGAAGGATACAGACTAAAATATCTTTTAAAAGCTATTGATATGCCAAGATCAACATACTATTTTGAAATAAACAAAGTTGATAATATAAAGATTAAGAATAGTCATATTGCAGATAAAATAACTCAAATATTTAACTTACACAAAGGAAGATATGGAGTAAGAAGAGTATATATGGATCTGATAAATCAAGGTTATGTCATAAATCATAAAAGAGTTCAAAGAATAATGCATGAGCTAAAACTATTTGGAAAAAGATCTAAGGAAAAATATCACTCATATAAGGGGAAGGTAGGTAAAGTAGCTGATAATATAATAAATAGAGATTTCAAGGCAGATAGACCTCTACAAAAATGGACTACTGATGTGTCAGAATTTAAATTCTCTTGGGGTAAGTGCTACATATCTCCAATACTTGATATGTATACCAATGAGATTATTTCTTACGACCTATCCTTAAGTCCCAACTTAAATCAGATATCAAATATGTTAGAAAAAGCATTTAATAAATTTCCAAAACTAGATAACTTAATTCTACATTCAGATCAAGGTTGGCAATACCAACATGAATATTATGTAAATGAGCTTAAAAGACATGGTATAAGACAATCCATGTCAAGAAAAGGGAATTGCTATGATAACTCCATAATGGAAACATTCTTTGGAAGGCTAAAAAATGAAGTTTATTATGGATATGAAAAGAGCTATAGCTCTTTTGAAGAATTTTCAAAAGTAATAGAGGAATATATTTACTATTACAACAACGAAAGGATTCAATCAAAAACAAAATGGATGCCGCCTACAAAATATAGGTTAGCATCCACTAATAATTAA
- a CDS encoding M18 family aminopeptidase, which produces MNSLEFCKDLINFIDRSPLNYFAVENAKNILNENGFKELKENEKWEVEKNSKYYVSRNGTALIAFTVGDDLKKGFDIIGSHTDSPTFKLKSNSEMTDSGYLKLNIEPYGGMIYSTWTDRTLSLAGKVSYKEDGAIKTKLVNFDKDLLTIPNAAIHMNREVNKGFEINPQNHLYPIIQTIEENFEGGYLEKLLAEELDTDKDSILDFDLGLYDRQKGTIINNMYQIGRIDNLGSVHASLMAICDSEANKNNVLVLNDNEEIGSRTPTGAFSPFLRDTLKRLCEKSGLDEEDFYIALANSYLISADQAHALHPNFKEYHDPTNPIKMNGGLVIKTAANGAYSSNIASNARLIDLASSIGSNIQKFHNRNDKQGGSTIGPIASTGLGIVSIDVGEPILAMHSIRELGGIEDHYDAYKIYKAFYETNI; this is translated from the coding sequence ATGAACAGTTTAGAATTTTGTAAAGATTTAATTAATTTTATTGACAGAAGTCCCTTGAATTATTTTGCAGTAGAAAATGCGAAAAATATCTTAAATGAAAATGGATTTAAAGAGCTAAAAGAAAACGAAAAGTGGGAGGTAGAAAAAAATAGTAAATACTATGTAAGTCGCAATGGCACAGCTCTAATTGCTTTTACTGTAGGAGATGATCTAAAAAAAGGTTTTGACATAATAGGATCTCATACCGATAGTCCTACTTTTAAGCTAAAATCTAATTCAGAGATGACAGATTCCGGCTATCTAAAGCTAAATATCGAACCATACGGTGGTATGATTTATTCAACATGGACCGACCGAACCCTATCCTTGGCTGGTAAAGTATCCTACAAAGAAGATGGGGCGATTAAAACTAAGCTTGTAAACTTTGACAAGGACTTATTAACCATACCAAATGCTGCTATTCATATGAATAGAGAAGTAAATAAGGGTTTTGAAATCAATCCTCAAAACCACCTATATCCAATAATTCAAACGATTGAAGAAAACTTTGAAGGTGGATATTTGGAAAAATTATTGGCAGAAGAATTGGATACAGATAAAGACTCTATATTAGACTTTGACCTAGGTCTATATGACAGACAAAAAGGTACAATCATCAACAATATGTACCAAATTGGACGTATAGATAACCTAGGCTCTGTCCATGCATCACTTATGGCCATATGCGATAGTGAGGCTAATAAAAACAATGTCTTAGTACTAAACGATAACGAAGAAATAGGATCTAGAACCCCTACTGGTGCTTTCTCACCATTTTTAAGAGATACACTAAAAAGATTGTGCGAAAAATCCGGTCTAGATGAGGAAGATTTTTATATAGCACTAGCTAACTCATACCTCATTTCTGCAGACCAAGCCCATGCACTTCACCCAAACTTTAAGGAATACCACGACCCAACAAATCCTATCAAAATGAATGGTGGACTTGTAATAAAAACTGCAGCAAATGGTGCTTATTCATCAAACATAGCATCCAATGCAAGACTAATAGACCTAGCAAGCTCTATAGGATCTAATATTCAAAAATTCCACAACAGAAATGACAAGCAAGGTGGATCAACAATAGGACCAATAGCATCAACTGGCCTTGGAATAGTATCAATAGATGTAGGAGAACCAATACTTGCCATGCACTCCATAAGAGAACTAGGTGGCATAGAAGATCACTACGATGCCTATAAGATTTATAAGGCATTCTACGAAACAAATATTTAA
- a CDS encoding NCS2 family permease has protein sequence MALESFNERRFKLREHGTDTRTEIMAGITTFMTMSYILAVNPAILSDAGMDGGAVFTATILASIIAMLCMAFYANMPFGLSAGMGLNAFFAYTVVSQMGMSWQFALTAVFIEGLIFIILSFTGIRESLFNAIPLNLKKAVSVAIGLFIALIGLINAGIVGVGEISLELSNIASAEGFVFFFALIVMVVLTARGVKGALLWGILASTIVGLITGVTHFPEGNTIMSLPPTIKPIAFQLDFSNIFSFEMFSVLFSFLFVDIFDTLGTLTGVATKAKMLDKDGNLPDGSKALLADAVGTTLGALLGTSTITTFVESSAGVAEGGRTGLTALSTAVCFAIAAFFFPLFSIIPAQATAAALVVVGLFMLSTVVEINFSDITEAFPAFMTILMMPATYSIAEGISFGMISYAGIKLLTGRGKEVSPLVYGLAVIFLLRYIVPVFL, from the coding sequence ATGGCACTTGAATCGTTTAACGAACGTAGATTCAAACTACGTGAACATGGTACAGATACCCGTACAGAAATTATGGCCGGCATAACTACATTTATGACAATGTCCTACATTTTAGCTGTAAACCCTGCAATTCTTTCTGACGCTGGAATGGATGGAGGAGCGGTATTTACGGCAACTATCCTTGCATCAATAATAGCAATGCTTTGTATGGCTTTTTATGCAAATATGCCTTTTGGCCTATCAGCAGGTATGGGATTAAATGCGTTTTTTGCTTATACGGTAGTAAGCCAAATGGGTATGAGCTGGCAATTTGCACTAACAGCAGTATTTATTGAAGGTCTTATATTTATAATTTTATCATTCACCGGTATACGCGAATCATTATTTAATGCTATACCACTTAACCTTAAAAAAGCAGTATCAGTTGCTATAGGACTTTTTATAGCCCTAATAGGTTTGATAAACGCTGGTATTGTTGGAGTTGGTGAAATCTCTCTAGAGCTTTCAAACATTGCATCTGCTGAAGGTTTTGTATTCTTTTTTGCACTTATCGTAATGGTAGTACTTACAGCAAGAGGTGTTAAAGGCGCCCTATTATGGGGAATCTTAGCTTCAACTATAGTAGGACTTATCACAGGAGTAACACATTTCCCAGAAGGAAATACTATCATGTCCCTACCACCAACAATAAAACCAATAGCATTTCAGTTAGACTTTTCTAACATTTTTTCTTTTGAAATGTTCTCAGTTTTATTTTCATTTTTATTTGTAGATATCTTTGATACCCTAGGAACTCTAACAGGAGTTGCTACAAAAGCAAAAATGCTTGATAAAGACGGTAATCTGCCTGATGGATCAAAGGCCTTATTAGCAGATGCAGTAGGTACAACATTAGGTGCCTTACTAGGAACATCAACAATTACAACCTTTGTAGAATCATCTGCTGGTGTAGCAGAAGGTGGAAGAACTGGTCTTACTGCCTTATCAACAGCAGTATGCTTTGCAATTGCAGCATTTTTCTTCCCACTATTTTCTATAATCCCAGCTCAAGCAACAGCAGCAGCTCTAGTAGTAGTAGGATTATTTATGTTATCAACTGTAGTAGAAATTAACTTCTCAGACATTACAGAAGCTTTCCCAGCATTCATGACCATACTAATGATGCCTGCAACATATTCTATAGCTGAAGGCATATCATTTGGAATGATATCATATGCAGGAATCAAACTATTAACAGGTCGCGGCAAAGAAGTAAGTCCACTTGTATATGGTCTTGCAGTAATATTTTTACTAAGATATATAGTTCCAGTTTTCTTATAA